In a single window of the Streptacidiphilus sp. P02-A3a genome:
- a CDS encoding alpha-keto acid decarboxylase family protein: MAGSEVAASGRSAQPTVAEYAVRRLAALGIEHVFGVPGDYAFAFDAAIEASTQVSWVRDSNELNAAYAADGYARIRGAAILCTTYAVGELSALNGVMGSYAERLPVFHLVGQPSSRLQRARAVTHHSLGDGMFRQFENLSAATACVVANLTPQNAIAELERVIFEALTQRRPAYITMAQEYGPLPVIGTPVSGTPLAQVPRTPSDPASLDAAVAAIAQRVAAAESTVVLPAYTIGRFDLRRQLTRFLDATGLGYATTPMDKAVISDTNPHFLGTYAGTNSNTGVQDAVEGAGLVLNLGGVAFADFNTGAWTDGIDPDRMITVWPDYVQAGNVIFGAVYLADVLERLTTTLPKAATPKPPAPKPATPQPPAALPGAASERVSSATLYPRLARFFREDDIVIAETGLCMNYLAPIPLPEGAVFHNQTLWGSIGWATPAAFGATMADPSRRTVLITGDGSHQLTAGELGAMGHYGAKPVIILLNNGMYGIEEVLSPAQGHVYDVLVPWNYHDLPAALGCTGWYTARVGTVGELDAALATASRHDNGCYLEIMLGRSDIPASVPEAVLDRLYQFAPTNPALPAIASAAAAEAVNGGGRPS, from the coding sequence ATGGCAGGCAGCGAGGTGGCCGCGTCCGGCCGGTCGGCACAGCCGACCGTGGCGGAGTACGCGGTGCGGCGACTGGCCGCACTCGGTATCGAGCACGTCTTCGGTGTGCCCGGTGACTACGCGTTCGCCTTCGATGCCGCCATTGAGGCGAGCACCCAGGTCAGTTGGGTCCGCGACTCCAACGAACTCAACGCCGCGTACGCGGCGGACGGCTACGCCCGCATCCGGGGCGCGGCCATCCTGTGCACCACCTACGCGGTCGGCGAGCTCAGCGCGCTCAACGGCGTCATGGGCTCGTACGCCGAGCGGCTGCCGGTCTTCCACCTGGTCGGGCAGCCCAGCTCCCGGCTTCAGCGGGCCCGCGCGGTGACGCACCATTCGCTGGGCGACGGGATGTTCCGGCAGTTCGAGAACCTCTCCGCGGCCACGGCCTGCGTCGTCGCCAACCTCACCCCGCAGAACGCCATCGCCGAGCTGGAACGGGTGATCTTCGAGGCGCTGACCCAGCGGCGACCCGCGTACATCACCATGGCGCAGGAGTACGGGCCGCTGCCGGTCATCGGTACACCGGTCAGCGGCACGCCGCTGGCCCAGGTGCCGCGCACGCCGAGCGACCCCGCCTCGCTGGACGCGGCGGTCGCGGCCATCGCGCAGCGCGTGGCGGCGGCGGAGTCGACGGTCGTGCTGCCCGCCTACACGATCGGGCGGTTCGACCTGCGGCGGCAACTGACGCGGTTCCTGGACGCCACCGGGCTCGGCTACGCCACCACGCCGATGGACAAGGCCGTCATCTCCGACACGAACCCGCACTTCCTCGGCACCTACGCCGGAACGAACTCGAACACGGGCGTCCAGGACGCGGTCGAGGGAGCCGGGCTGGTCCTCAACCTCGGCGGAGTCGCCTTCGCCGACTTCAACACCGGTGCGTGGACCGACGGGATCGACCCGGACCGGATGATCACGGTCTGGCCCGACTACGTGCAGGCGGGCAACGTCATCTTCGGCGCGGTGTACCTGGCCGATGTCCTGGAACGCCTGACCACCACGCTGCCGAAAGCCGCGACACCGAAGCCCCCGGCACCGAAGCCCGCGACACCGCAGCCCCCGGCGGCGCTTCCCGGGGCCGCCTCGGAGCGGGTCTCGTCGGCGACGCTCTACCCGAGGCTCGCGAGGTTCTTCCGCGAGGACGACATCGTGATCGCCGAAACCGGGTTGTGCATGAACTACCTGGCACCCATCCCGCTGCCCGAGGGTGCGGTCTTCCACAACCAGACGCTGTGGGGATCGATCGGCTGGGCCACCCCCGCCGCGTTCGGCGCCACCATGGCCGACCCGTCCCGCCGCACCGTGCTGATCACGGGGGACGGCTCCCACCAGCTCACCGCGGGCGAGCTGGGCGCGATGGGCCACTACGGGGCCAAGCCTGTGATCATCCTCCTCAACAACGGGATGTACGGCATCGAGGAGGTGCTCTCCCCAGCCCAGGGGCACGTGTACGACGTCCTCGTGCCGTGGAACTACCACGACCTTCCGGCGGCCCTCGGATGCACGGGCTGGTACACCGCCCGGGTCGGCACCGTCGGAGAACTCGACGCCGCGCTGGCCACCGCCTCGCGGCACGACAACGGCTGCTACCTCGAAATCATGCTGGGCCGCTCCGACATCCCCGCCTCGGTACCGGAGGCCGTGCTGGACCGGCTGTACCAGTTCGCACCCACGAATCCCGCCCTGCCCGCGATCGCCTCCGCCGCCGCGGCGGAGGCCGTCAACGGCGGCGGACGGCCCTCGTAG
- a CDS encoding SpoIIE family protein phosphatase produces the protein MKPQTDYAPSSSTPFDGAAAALVDEVGRIVWWSRAAAELLGRSEEEAVGRSALDFLAAPVPRTALRPGAPARRTRLRHRSGALLEVELQVLPGTPWSLVIAVPTGLPAVWTGDAALARALFEQDRIPVAEFDTGLRLIRTNRAFELLRPEGAPDDWPTDLASSGEGTVKDAIARIVDGGTSTAGAEYLWRSAGSKRILPLTCFAIRDSLGALTGVAVAVTEATDRRRDRGRADADRSGAEVGSSLDVVHNARDLVEALVPALGDLVAVDFPDDVLQGRDPPLGYPGMEASAPRRVAVKSADGVWPRAMVQLGEAIPQVTDQAASAAIAVGRAFEVDPDTGRQLLAHDPELLALLMPEGMRSALVCPLYHRSRLYGSVLLWRTSNPAPFDDTDLKLLQDLCDRTAIGLDHAFSYTREHKTAIALQRSLLPPTATESTACETAGTYLPADGNLSVGGDWFDAIAMSSLRVGLVIGDVIGHGLQATATMARLRTAVQTLADLDIPPDELLTHLDDLVQRMAGEADQPDTVGATCLFAVYDPVNQECQLASAGHPPPALITPGGEAEYLELTPGPSLGVGDNPFEITTVTLPPGSLLALYTDGLTGRDPAAGMARLLGDLDRANRPGRPLEEVGAELTGLLPADADHPGDDATLLLARTRAIVGSDTAVWEYPPDLAAVQTARNDANAQLERWGLQDQMFATELIVSELVTNAIRHTGGPAVLRLIRERILVCEVSDQSNTQPRLRRALNTDEGGRGLYIIAQLTSRWGSRYSARGKTIWTEQPLT, from the coding sequence GTGAAGCCTCAGACTGACTACGCTCCGTCGTCGAGCACCCCGTTCGATGGTGCCGCCGCAGCCCTCGTGGACGAAGTCGGCAGGATCGTCTGGTGGTCGCGGGCCGCCGCCGAACTGCTGGGCCGCAGCGAGGAGGAGGCCGTCGGCAGGTCCGCGCTGGACTTCCTCGCCGCGCCGGTGCCCCGGACCGCGCTGCGCCCCGGCGCTCCGGCGCGCCGGACCCGGCTGCGCCACCGCTCGGGGGCGCTGCTGGAGGTCGAGCTCCAGGTCCTGCCCGGCACGCCGTGGTCACTGGTCATCGCCGTGCCGACCGGCCTCCCGGCAGTCTGGACCGGCGACGCGGCCCTCGCTCGCGCCCTGTTCGAGCAGGACCGGATTCCCGTCGCCGAGTTCGATACCGGCCTGCGCCTGATCCGTACCAACCGCGCCTTCGAACTGCTGCGCCCCGAGGGCGCCCCCGACGACTGGCCGACCGACCTGGCGAGCAGCGGCGAGGGGACAGTCAAGGACGCGATCGCCCGGATCGTGGACGGCGGGACGTCGACGGCCGGTGCCGAGTACCTCTGGCGCTCCGCCGGGTCCAAGCGGATACTCCCGCTCACCTGTTTCGCGATCCGGGACTCGCTCGGCGCGCTGACCGGTGTCGCCGTCGCGGTCACCGAGGCCACCGACCGGCGGCGGGACCGCGGCCGCGCGGACGCCGACCGGAGCGGAGCCGAGGTCGGCAGCTCGCTCGACGTGGTGCACAACGCCCGGGACCTGGTGGAGGCGCTGGTCCCGGCGCTGGGCGACCTGGTCGCCGTCGACTTCCCCGACGACGTACTCCAGGGGCGGGATCCGCCGCTGGGCTACCCGGGCATGGAGGCCTCGGCCCCGCGCAGGGTCGCGGTGAAGTCCGCCGACGGCGTCTGGCCCCGGGCGATGGTCCAGCTCGGCGAGGCGATTCCGCAGGTCACCGACCAGGCGGCGAGCGCCGCCATCGCGGTCGGCCGGGCGTTCGAGGTCGACCCGGACACGGGTCGGCAACTGCTCGCCCACGACCCGGAGCTGCTGGCCCTGCTCATGCCCGAGGGGATGCGCTCCGCGCTGGTCTGCCCGCTCTACCACCGCAGCCGCCTCTACGGAAGCGTGTTGCTCTGGCGCACCAGCAACCCCGCGCCGTTCGACGACACCGACCTCAAACTCCTCCAGGACCTCTGCGACCGCACCGCGATCGGCCTGGACCACGCGTTCAGCTACACCCGCGAACACAAGACCGCGATCGCCCTGCAACGCAGCCTGCTGCCGCCGACCGCGACCGAGAGCACGGCCTGCGAGACCGCGGGCACCTACCTCCCGGCGGACGGCAACCTCAGCGTGGGCGGCGACTGGTTCGACGCCATCGCCATGTCCTCACTGCGGGTCGGGCTCGTCATCGGCGACGTGATCGGCCACGGGTTGCAGGCGACCGCGACCATGGCCCGACTGCGCACCGCCGTACAGACCCTGGCCGACCTCGACATCCCGCCCGACGAACTGCTCACCCACCTCGACGACCTCGTGCAGCGGATGGCAGGAGAAGCCGACCAGCCCGACACCGTCGGCGCCACCTGCCTCTTCGCCGTCTACGACCCGGTCAACCAGGAGTGCCAGTTGGCGAGCGCCGGGCATCCACCGCCCGCCCTGATCACGCCCGGCGGCGAGGCGGAGTACCTCGAACTGACCCCGGGACCGTCCCTGGGCGTCGGCGACAACCCGTTCGAGATCACCACCGTCACCCTCCCGCCGGGCAGCCTGCTCGCGCTGTACACGGACGGCCTCACCGGCCGCGACCCCGCGGCGGGCATGGCCCGGCTGCTCGGCGACCTCGACCGGGCGAACCGCCCCGGTCGTCCGCTGGAGGAGGTCGGCGCCGAGCTCACCGGGCTGCTCCCCGCCGACGCCGACCACCCGGGAGACGATGCCACCCTGCTGCTCGCCCGCACCAGGGCCATCGTCGGCAGCGACACCGCCGTCTGGGAGTACCCACCGGACCTGGCCGCGGTGCAGACCGCCCGCAACGACGCCAACGCCCAGCTTGAGCGGTGGGGGCTGCAGGACCAGATGTTCGCCACCGAACTCATCGTCAGCGAGCTGGTCACCAACGCCATCCGGCACACCGGCGGTCCCGCGGTGCTGCGGCTGATCCGCGAACGCATCCTGGTCTGCGAGGTCTCCGACCAGAGCAACACCCAGCCCCGACTGCGCCGCGCGCTGAACACCGACGAGGGTGGACGCGGCCTGTACATCATCGCCCAGCTCACCAGCCGCTGGGGCAGCCGCTACAGCGCCCGGGGCAAGACCATCTGGACCGAGCAGCCGCTCACATGA
- a CDS encoding G1 family glutamic endopeptidase has protein sequence MVKLWSVPLAGLVLGSLALTGPVTGAAHHAAAPTAAAARTAGAAGAAGSRAFVPGGLYEPAPGTHPRAVGGHVLNYSNNWSGYAVTGGTFSTATASWTQNAISCTSGDGETDMSPWVGIDGFSSSTVEQTGSSGDCDGSSPDYYAWYEMYPANVIIINKTVKPGDQFTGTVTHTSGTKYTLTLKDLTQGWTNSVTKSLSADDSSAEAVMEMAADNLTKFGTDPFSGFTVDGQPVGSFTGSGYTIEQMEIENGSTLCDSTSSLADNENFTTTWLNAC, from the coding sequence ATGGTCAAACTATGGTCCGTTCCGCTGGCAGGACTGGTGTTGGGATCGCTGGCGCTCACCGGCCCGGTGACGGGCGCGGCGCACCACGCGGCCGCGCCGACCGCGGCGGCTGCGAGGACCGCCGGGGCTGCGGGGGCTGCGGGGAGCAGGGCGTTCGTGCCCGGCGGGCTGTACGAGCCGGCCCCGGGCACCCACCCGCGGGCGGTCGGCGGCCACGTCCTCAACTACTCGAACAACTGGTCCGGGTACGCGGTCACCGGCGGCACCTTCAGCACGGCCACCGCGAGCTGGACCCAGAACGCCATCAGCTGCACCAGCGGCGACGGCGAGACGGACATGTCCCCGTGGGTCGGCATAGACGGCTTCAGCTCCAGCACCGTGGAACAGACCGGCAGTTCGGGCGACTGCGACGGCTCCTCGCCGGACTACTACGCCTGGTACGAGATGTACCCGGCGAACGTGATCATCATCAACAAGACGGTCAAGCCCGGGGACCAGTTCACCGGCACGGTGACCCACACCTCCGGCACGAAGTACACGCTCACGCTGAAGGACCTCACCCAGGGCTGGACGAACTCCGTCACCAAGTCGCTGTCGGCCGACGACTCCTCGGCCGAGGCCGTGATGGAGATGGCAGCCGACAACCTGACCAAGTTCGGCACCGACCCCTTCTCCGGGTTCACCGTGGACGGCCAGCCCGTCGGCTCCTTCACCGGCTCCGGCTACACCATCGAGCAGATGGAGATCGAGAACGGCAGCACCCTCTGCGACTCGACCTCCAGCCTCGCCGACAACGAGAACTTCACCACCACCTGGCTCAACGCCTGCTGA
- a CDS encoding oxygenase MpaB family protein produces MTATPAAMDALRLKGDELADATVDALFAHGDVGRFNTLMRWFAKVGQPLPDDVPDEARDYLRATAAPPDWVDWDLMEKARLFFIDNNVHISTALSFASMPACYLVPHVARLLSATHSLDYPSRRMAETGQFTLYLMQPDAFEAGSRFLPAAQKVRLLHASIRHHLGREGRWDETALGVPICQEDMIGGQMMFSIQVLDALHRLGIRISNEGAEAYFYAWRVVGAMLGVDQAAAPADLDQARDFSDLYMARYMAPSAEGAALTRQLIDLYEQVVPGTLLDPVVPALVRFLIGDTAADWLQVPRSGWDTAVGFAPALLGVVERVHHSSPVGAWALERLGSLTTRLELSSLTRGRVMQYSIPEHLKGDYGLTSSKPHTDPWTPPPLSPRLPA; encoded by the coding sequence GTGACCGCCACCCCCGCAGCGATGGACGCCCTGCGCCTCAAGGGCGACGAGCTGGCCGACGCCACGGTCGACGCGCTGTTCGCGCACGGCGACGTCGGCCGGTTCAACACCCTGATGCGCTGGTTCGCGAAGGTCGGCCAGCCCCTGCCGGACGACGTCCCGGACGAGGCCCGCGACTACCTGCGGGCCACCGCCGCCCCGCCGGACTGGGTCGACTGGGACCTGATGGAGAAGGCCCGGCTGTTCTTCATCGACAACAACGTGCACATCTCCACCGCGCTGTCCTTCGCCTCGATGCCCGCCTGCTACCTGGTCCCGCACGTCGCCCGGCTGCTCAGCGCCACCCACTCGCTGGACTACCCCTCCCGGCGGATGGCCGAGACCGGCCAGTTCACCCTGTACCTGATGCAGCCGGACGCCTTCGAGGCGGGCAGCAGGTTCCTCCCGGCCGCGCAGAAGGTCCGCCTGCTGCACGCCTCGATCCGGCACCACCTGGGGCGCGAGGGCCGCTGGGACGAGACCGCGCTGGGGGTGCCGATCTGCCAGGAGGACATGATCGGCGGGCAGATGATGTTCTCCATCCAGGTGCTGGACGCGCTGCACCGGTTGGGCATCCGGATCTCCAACGAGGGCGCCGAGGCCTACTTCTACGCCTGGCGGGTGGTCGGCGCGATGCTCGGCGTCGACCAGGCCGCGGCCCCCGCCGACCTCGACCAGGCCCGCGACTTCTCCGACCTGTACATGGCCCGCTACATGGCCCCCTCCGCCGAGGGCGCGGCGCTCACCCGGCAGTTGATCGACCTGTACGAGCAGGTCGTGCCCGGTACCCTGCTCGACCCGGTGGTCCCCGCCCTGGTCCGCTTCCTGATCGGCGACACCGCCGCCGACTGGTTGCAGGTGCCGCGCTCCGGCTGGGACACCGCCGTCGGCTTCGCCCCGGCGCTGCTGGGCGTCGTGGAGCGGGTCCACCACTCCTCCCCGGTGGGCGCCTGGGCGCTGGAACGCCTCGGCAGCCTCACCACCCGGCTGGAGCTCAGCTCGCTGACCCGGGGGCGGGTGATGCAGTACTCGATCCCGGAACACCTCAAGGGCGACTACGGCCTCACCTCCAGCAAGCCCCACACCGACCCGTGGACGCCGCCCCCGCTCTCCCCGCGACTCCCCGCCTGA
- a CDS encoding polyprenyl synthetase family protein, with the protein MPEALRARVDRTLRDLVQRETALLLAVDPQLAPITDQLRAAVADGKRLRAAFCYWGWRASGQPDSEAVVRAAAAMELVHAAAVVHDDLIDGSLIRRGAPTAHVALREAIPGPAARRAGGRSLAMLVGDLLMSWAGQLFAECGLPAAYLARARPLWATLARELIAGECLEILRTSAAPSAESSLEIIRYKTAKYTVEHPLHLGAKLAGAPPALIDAFSAYGLPLGEAFQLRDDLLGVFGDPRQTGKSNLDDLAGAKPTALLALALTGATPADRTRLRDLVGRGDLGPTELASVREVLERSGARSRVEEMITQRADAARAAVARARLPTAAADALSHLVAAATTRSS; encoded by the coding sequence ATGCCTGAGGCGCTGCGGGCGCGGGTCGACCGGACCCTGCGCGACCTGGTCCAGCGGGAGACCGCGCTGCTGCTCGCCGTGGATCCGCAACTCGCGCCGATCACCGACCAGTTGCGGGCGGCGGTGGCGGACGGCAAGCGACTGCGGGCGGCGTTCTGCTACTGGGGCTGGCGGGCCTCGGGACAGCCCGACAGCGAGGCGGTGGTCCGGGCGGCGGCGGCGATGGAGCTGGTGCACGCGGCGGCGGTGGTCCACGACGACCTGATCGACGGGAGCCTGATCCGCCGGGGCGCGCCCACCGCGCACGTCGCCCTGCGCGAGGCGATCCCCGGCCCGGCGGCGCGCCGCGCCGGGGGCCGGTCGCTGGCGATGCTGGTCGGCGACCTGCTGATGTCCTGGGCCGGGCAGCTGTTCGCCGAGTGCGGACTGCCCGCCGCCTACCTGGCCCGGGCCCGCCCGCTGTGGGCCACGCTGGCCCGGGAGTTGATCGCCGGGGAGTGCCTGGAGATCCTGCGCACCAGCGCGGCGCCCAGCGCCGAGAGCTCGCTGGAGATCATCCGCTACAAGACCGCGAAGTACACCGTCGAGCACCCGCTGCACCTCGGCGCGAAGCTCGCCGGCGCGCCGCCCGCGCTGATCGACGCCTTCAGCGCGTACGGGCTCCCGCTCGGTGAGGCGTTCCAGCTCCGGGACGACCTGCTCGGGGTGTTCGGCGACCCGCGGCAGACCGGGAAGTCCAACCTGGACGACCTCGCCGGGGCCAAACCCACCGCGCTGCTGGCCCTCGCCCTGACCGGCGCCACCCCCGCGGACCGCACCCGGCTGCGCGACCTGGTCGGGCGCGGCGACCTGGGCCCGACCGAGCTGGCCTCGGTCCGCGAGGTGCTGGAACGGTCCGGGGCCCGGTCCCGGGTCGAAGAGATGATCACCCAGCGCGCGGACGCCGCCCGCGCCGCCGTCGCCCGGGCGCGCCTCCCGACGGCCGCCGCCGACGCGCTCTCCCACCTGGTCGCGGCGGCCACCACCCGCAGCAGCTGA
- a CDS encoding SRPBCC domain-containing protein, producing the protein MSSIHIVRDYPQPPALVWRAVTDPDLVPRWTATGAGGRPEGFSTTVGTEFRFLAKPKPGWNGIVHCVVLAVDEPRLLRYSWLGDGDGDGDLTEVGYRLEPHGSGTRFTYDHTGFTGVGGFFMAQLLGSVRRKMLGVGLPAVLRELDASG; encoded by the coding sequence ATGAGCAGCATCCACATCGTCCGCGACTACCCGCAGCCCCCGGCGCTGGTCTGGCGGGCCGTGACCGACCCGGACCTGGTCCCGCGCTGGACCGCCACCGGTGCGGGCGGACGGCCGGAGGGCTTCAGCACCACCGTGGGCACCGAGTTCCGCTTCCTCGCCAAGCCGAAGCCCGGCTGGAACGGCATCGTCCACTGCGTGGTCCTGGCCGTGGACGAGCCCCGGCTGCTGCGCTACTCCTGGCTGGGTGACGGCGACGGGGACGGCGACCTGACCGAGGTCGGCTACCGGCTCGAACCGCACGGCTCGGGCACGCGCTTCACCTACGACCACACCGGGTTCACCGGCGTCGGCGGCTTCTTCATGGCCCAGCTGCTGGGCAGCGTCCGCCGGAAGATGCTCGGCGTCGGCCTGCCCGCGGTCCTGCGCGAGCTCGACGCCAGCGGCTGA
- a CDS encoding TetR family transcriptional regulator — protein MSMGRRTVDWTALRPQGEEPEGEGLRERKKRRTRQQLSDTATTMFLERGFDAVRVSEIAEACGVSEKTVFNYFPTKEALVLDRWQATTVSLRNGLAEPGTQPVRVVERILAAELGALTGWLAAQQDPVWAGAMITRFGALLRSTPSLRAHQYETTDRLVADAAEALARRAGVGPDDPEPRIAATALLGLWQVQARSLSRHLSGGLAPDQVHAAVTADVRRAAGVIAGGLDTFAFDRQDKEARATKAPGADGMPAAPGA, from the coding sequence ATGAGCATGGGCAGGCGCACAGTGGACTGGACGGCGTTGCGGCCGCAGGGCGAGGAGCCCGAGGGCGAGGGGCTGCGGGAGCGGAAGAAGCGGCGGACGCGTCAGCAGCTGTCCGACACCGCGACCACGATGTTCCTGGAGCGCGGCTTCGACGCGGTCCGGGTGTCCGAGATCGCCGAGGCCTGCGGGGTGTCCGAGAAAACGGTCTTCAACTACTTCCCGACCAAGGAGGCGCTGGTCCTGGACCGCTGGCAGGCCACCACGGTCTCGCTGCGCAACGGCCTGGCGGAGCCCGGTACCCAGCCGGTGCGGGTGGTGGAGCGGATCCTCGCCGCCGAACTGGGCGCCCTGACCGGCTGGCTCGCGGCGCAGCAGGACCCGGTGTGGGCCGGGGCGATGATCACCCGCTTCGGCGCGCTGCTGCGGTCCACGCCCTCGCTGCGGGCGCACCAGTACGAGACCACCGACCGGCTCGTCGCCGACGCCGCCGAAGCCCTGGCCCGGCGGGCCGGGGTGGGGCCGGACGACCCCGAGCCCCGGATCGCGGCGACCGCGCTGCTCGGGCTCTGGCAGGTCCAGGCCCGGAGCCTGAGCCGACACCTGTCCGGCGGCCTCGCCCCGGACCAGGTGCACGCGGCGGTCACCGCCGACGTCCGGCGCGCGGCCGGGGTCATCGCGGGCGGGCTGGACACCTTCGCCTTCGACCGGCAGGACAAGGAGGCCCGGGCCACGAAGGCCCCGGGCGCGGACGGGATGCCCGCCGCGCCCGGGGCCTGA
- a CDS encoding PIG-L family deacetylase → MMNRQLTLMAVHAHPDDEVLSTGGVLALASDQGIRTVLVTCTNGEQGDGPGGVKPGEPGHDEAAVRTLRLEELRESVALLGISDVELLGYHDSGMVGWAGNERPEAFANVPLDQAAGRLAELMERYRPDVVVTYDENGGYGHPDHIQAHRITVAAIERTGIPAKFYHAALSRSGMADLFEYLRSSGTDLGDFEPPEDFGTPDEQITTRVDVSPYVVRKRKALEAHASQGDNIFMLRMPEEGQRRMFGRESFVRQFSTVPTPEHEDDLFAGLR, encoded by the coding sequence CTGATGAACCGCCAGCTGACGTTGATGGCCGTGCACGCCCATCCCGACGACGAGGTGCTGTCCACCGGCGGAGTGCTGGCGCTCGCCTCCGACCAGGGCATTCGCACGGTTCTGGTCACCTGCACCAACGGGGAGCAGGGGGACGGCCCCGGTGGTGTCAAGCCCGGCGAACCCGGCCACGACGAGGCGGCGGTCCGCACGCTCCGGCTGGAGGAGCTGCGGGAGTCGGTGGCCCTGCTGGGGATCTCCGACGTGGAGCTGCTCGGCTACCACGACTCGGGGATGGTCGGCTGGGCCGGGAACGAGCGTCCGGAGGCCTTCGCCAACGTCCCGCTGGACCAGGCGGCCGGACGCCTGGCCGAGCTGATGGAGCGGTACCGGCCCGACGTCGTGGTCACCTACGACGAGAACGGCGGCTACGGCCACCCGGACCACATCCAGGCGCACCGGATCACGGTGGCGGCGATCGAGCGGACCGGGATCCCGGCGAAGTTCTACCACGCCGCCCTCTCCCGGTCCGGGATGGCCGACCTCTTCGAGTACCTGCGCTCGTCCGGGACCGACCTCGGCGACTTCGAGCCGCCGGAGGACTTCGGCACCCCGGACGAGCAGATCACCACCCGCGTGGACGTCTCCCCCTACGTGGTCCGCAAGCGCAAGGCGCTGGAGGCCCACGCCAGCCAGGGCGACAACATCTTCATGCTGCGGATGCCGGAGGAGGGCCAGCGGCGGATGTTCGGCCGCGAGTCCTTCGTCCGGCAGTTCAGCACCGTTCCGACGCCGGAGCACGAGGACGACCTGTTCGCCGGGCTGCGCTGA
- a CDS encoding APC family permease, whose translation MSDSQDARAAGSEVLAEERRLRRDLGFWGLTAISFSNILGSGWLFAAMYAAQTAGPASLLSWVAAGALCGLVALVMVELGVSRPEGGGTVRWPLHASGRLVGTLIGWSTLLSVGGTAAEISAIMQYAGHYLPWVYHDGGLTGRGLAVALGLSAALTALNWFGVKLFARFNNLVSVFKVIVPTLTVVALFASGFHSGRLTAPAHGGFAPYGYAAVLTALAGGGIVYSLNGFQAPLDFSGEARNPRRTMPGSVLAGIGLALALYLALQLAFLFTVPERLLGHGWAGVSFDSPFGQLALILNLQWVSSLLYVDAVVSPGGSAYVGVAIDARHTYALAKNGMLPRVVMRVSTRRGIPQRALLLNLVVIVVFLLPFSGWQQIVSVMGDLYLLIYAACAVAVAVFRGRPDGRLLGWIPGLVWIAPLSFVVSSEFVYWSGWHNLRLALPMVLIGLPLFLLLRPQREQPRPLADELRSGAWLLAYLPGLTLLSWLGSFKGSDRLPAPYDSITVAVASAAVFAWAVRAGRALPVAAPDPTVR comes from the coding sequence GTGTCGGACAGCCAGGACGCGCGGGCGGCCGGGTCCGAGGTGCTGGCCGAGGAGCGCAGGCTCCGGCGCGACCTCGGCTTCTGGGGGCTCACCGCGATCTCGTTCTCGAACATCCTCGGCTCGGGCTGGCTGTTCGCCGCGATGTACGCGGCGCAGACCGCCGGTCCGGCGTCGCTGCTGTCCTGGGTGGCGGCCGGGGCGCTCTGCGGGCTGGTCGCGCTGGTGATGGTGGAGCTCGGGGTGTCCCGGCCGGAGGGCGGCGGCACCGTCCGCTGGCCGCTGCACGCCAGCGGACGGCTGGTGGGCACGCTGATCGGCTGGTCCACGCTGCTGTCGGTCGGCGGGACCGCCGCCGAGATCAGCGCCATCATGCAGTACGCCGGGCACTACCTGCCCTGGGTCTACCACGACGGCGGCCTGACCGGGCGGGGCCTGGCCGTGGCCCTGGGCCTGAGCGCGGCGCTCACCGCGCTCAACTGGTTCGGGGTCAAGCTCTTCGCCCGGTTCAACAACCTGGTGTCGGTGTTCAAGGTGATCGTGCCGACGCTCACCGTGGTCGCGCTCTTCGCCTCCGGCTTCCACTCCGGACGGCTGACCGCCCCGGCCCACGGCGGGTTCGCGCCCTACGGCTACGCGGCGGTGCTCACCGCGCTGGCCGGGGGCGGCATCGTCTACTCGCTCAACGGCTTCCAGGCCCCGCTGGACTTCTCCGGCGAGGCCCGCAACCCCCGCCGCACCATGCCCGGGTCGGTGCTGGCGGGCATCGGCCTGGCCCTGGCGCTGTACCTGGCCCTGCAACTCGCGTTCCTGTTCACCGTCCCGGAGCGGCTGCTCGGCCACGGCTGGGCGGGCGTCAGCTTCGACTCGCCGTTCGGGCAGCTCGCGCTGATCCTGAACCTGCAGTGGGTGTCCAGCCTGCTCTACGTGGACGCCGTGGTCTCGCCCGGCGGCTCCGCCTACGTCGGCGTGGCCATCGACGCCCGGCACACCTACGCGCTCGCCAAGAACGGCATGCTGCCGCGCGTGGTGATGCGGGTCAGCACCCGCCGGGGCATCCCGCAGCGGGCGCTGCTGCTGAACCTCGTGGTGATCGTGGTCTTCCTGCTGCCGTTCAGCGGCTGGCAGCAGATCGTCAGCGTGATGGGGGACCTGTACCTGCTGATCTACGCCGCCTGCGCGGTCGCGGTCGCGGTCTTCCGGGGGCGCCCGGACGGACGGCTGCTGGGCTGGATCCCGGGACTGGTCTGGATCGCGCCGCTGAGCTTCGTGGTCTCCAGCGAGTTCGTCTACTGGTCCGGCTGGCACAACCTGCGGCTGGCGCTGCCGATGGTGCTGATCGGCCTGCCGCTGTTCCTGCTGCTGCGCCCGCAGCGGGAGCAGCCGCGCCCGCTCGCCGACGAACTGCGCAGCGGCGCCTGGCTGCTGGCGTACCTGCCGGGGCTCACCCTGCTGTCCTGGCTGGGCTCGTTCAAGGGCTCGGACCGGCTCCCGGCGCCGTACGACTCGATCACGGTCGCGGTGGCGTCGGCGGCGGTGTTCGCCTGGGCCGTGCGCGCCGGACGGGCGCTGCCCGTGGCCGCCCCCGACCCGACGGTCCGCTGA